A window from Lytechinus pictus isolate F3 Inbred chromosome 9, Lp3.0, whole genome shotgun sequence encodes these proteins:
- the LOC129268484 gene encoding uncharacterized protein LOC129268484 — MAEALKTVISQSTECPVCLSTFNDPKILSCSHTFCKTCLDNLLECHGNCQIRCPVCRAVTQVPNKDVGKLQVNLALKSLIEDMEGHPQICTNCKSNGKPHADVYCQDCGKYLCTSCLNKHSQWEGFIDHEVIAMSEISSGKVSVRRYRKCRKHPKEDEDYFCCTCRRFTCFRCGMMEYKDDGHQVVEGAVYEDKHMKSIKDLKSKVDKKQSCFQKYIDFIDEQRKSVDNAKKQCTGDINKAYDDAVRQLTEKRESLLREVKETTEGVEKELESMKTTAKKYINQLTTMAEMVTNKIKIPLDMDTLAAHDTLCEELQEVFDQKDPDYEQPKKSGIKGKSVKFKRNVGVDELGLGKIVNAVERNVALPTNKTFDERDVSLYTNKIVNVKNVALLTSMHAMVSTPDGRMAVGCDSGGIIIFSPDGQLQQTVLRNVKINGIGFLSDGRCVVIDTSNNITLYTPEYTQLNVMFKTLSQDEGWDSDLTVDGGDQIYVSYRKARKILVFSTAGGQAIREIPCNGYVPQHITSYRGSLIISSDDTIRLIDKQGAVQHELKKPGSKLYAAVSQWNTILIAKVKRVEGLVSIDEYTYELRHIRNLVTHYKIEKTNIRWYNWYWYYLQQYRSGEIAFCTRDRLCIFR; from the coding sequence ATGGCTGAAGCATTAAAGACTGTCATCTCCCAGAGTACAGAGTGTCCAGTATGTCTTTCTACATTCAACGATCCCAAGATCCTGTCTTGTTCTCACACTTTCTGCAAGACTTGCCTGGACAACCTCTTAGAGTGtcatggtaactgtcagatccGATGCCCTGTCTGCAGAGCTGTGACCCAGGTCCCAAACAAAGATGTCGGCAAACTACAGGTAAATCTTGCTTTGAAGAGTCTGATAGAGGATATGGAGGGCCATCCTCAGATTTGCACAAATTGTAAATCAAATGGCAAGCCCCATGCTGATGTCTACTGCCAAGACTGTGGCAAGTATCTCTGCACCTCTTGTCTTAATAAGCATTCTCAGTGGGAAGGCTTTATCGATCATGAAGTCATTGCCATGAGTGAGATCTCATCAGGGAAGGTGTCTGTACGTAGATACCGGAAATGCAGGAAACACCCGAAAGAAGACGAGGATTACTTCTGTTGCACCTGCAGGAGATTCACATGCTTCAGATGCGGTATGATGGAATATAAAGACGACGGACACCAGGTCGTCGAGGGAGCTGTTTATGAGGACAAACACATGAAGAGTATCAAAGACCTTAAATCTAAGGTGGACAAGAAACAATCATGCTTTCAGAAGTACATTGATTTCATTGATGAGCAGAGGAAGAGTGTTGACAATGCTAAGAAACAGTGTACAGGTGACATCAACAAAGCATATGATGATGCTGTCCGGCAGTTgacagaaaagagagaaagcCTGCTGAGAGAAGTTAAGGAAACGACCGAAGGAGTAGAGAAAGAACTGGAAAGCATGAAGACCACGGCTAAGAAGTACATCAATCAGCTGACGACCATGGCTGAAATGGTaactaacaaaataaagattccATTAGATATGGATACTTTGGCTGCACACGACACTCTGTGTGAAGAGTTACAAGAGGTCTTTGATCAAAAGGATCCTGACTACGAGCAGCCGAAGAAATCGGGCATAAAGGGGAAAAGTGTCAAGTTCAAGAGAAATGTTGGAGTGGATGAGCTAGGCCTTGGAAAGATCGTTAATGCAGTTGAAAGAAACGTCGCCTTACCCACTAATAAAACATTTGATGAAAGGGACGTTTCTTTGTACACTAATAAGATAGTTAATGTAAAGAACGTTGCTTTGCTAACTAGCATGCATGCCATGGTTAGTACACCAGACGGTAGAATGGCAGTAGGATGTGATTCAGGTGGCATCATCATTTTCTCTCCTGATGGTCAGCTTCAGCAGACAGTTCTTAGGAATGTTAAGATTAATGGGATAGGGTTCCTCTCTGATGGTCGATGTGTTGTGATTGATACTTCAAACAACATCACACTGTACACACCGGAGTACACACAATTGAATGTAATGTTTAAGACTCTGAGTCAAGATGAAGGTTGGGATTCTGATCTCActgttgatggtggtgatcaGATCTATGTGAGCTACAGGAAAGCCAGGAAGATCTTGGTATTTTCAACAGCAGGTGGGCAAGCAATCAGGGAGATACCATGCAACGGGTATGTACCACAGCATATCACTAGTTACCGTGGTTCTCTGATCATTTCATCAGATGATACTATCAGATTGATAGACAAACAGGGTGCTGTACAACATGAATTAAAGAAACCGGGAAGCAAACTTTACGCTGCTGTATCTCAATGGAATACCATCCTGATAGCCAAGGTGAAGCGAGTTGAAGGTTTGGTGAGCATTGACGAGTATACATATGAACTAAGGCACATTCGAAACCTTGTTACTCATTACAAGATTGAGAAGACTAATATACGTTGGTATAATTGGTATTGGTATTACCTCCAGCAATACCGATCAGGAGAGATCGCTTTCTGCACTCGGGATAGACTCTGTATATTCCGCTGA